One stretch of Leadbetterella byssophila DSM 17132 DNA includes these proteins:
- the rplR gene encoding 50S ribosomal protein L18, translating into MSSVKSERRQKIKWRIRKRVNGTAERPRLTVFRSNTGIYAQLIDDVAGKTLAAASSRELGLKSLNVENSKQVGAAVAKKAQEAGINSIVFDRNGYLYHGNVKALADGAREAGLNF; encoded by the coding sequence ATGTCTAGTGTTAAGTCTGAAAGAAGACAAAAAATCAAATGGAGAATTAGAAAAAGAGTAAACGGTACGGCTGAAAGACCTCGTTTGACTGTTTTTCGTAGCAACACTGGAATCTACGCTCAATTAATTGATGACGTAGCTGGCAAAACTCTTGCCGCTGCCTCTTCAAGAGAGCTGGGTCTAAAATCTTTAAATGTAGAGAACTCAAAGCAAGTGGGTGCTGCAGTCGCTAAAAAAGCACAAGAAGCAGGTATCAATAGCATCGTATTCGATCGTAACGGTTACCTATATCACGGAAATGTGAAAGCTTTGGCCGACGGTGCGAGAGAAGCAGGACTTAACTTTTAA
- the map gene encoding type I methionyl aminopeptidase — MKGVVLKSREEAEIIKANGDILGRAHGEVAKRIEEGVKTSLLDKIAEEFILDHQAKPSFKNYNGFPFSLCISVNEVVVHGFPNDRELKSGDIISVDCGVYKNGFHADSAYTYLVGEVDAKTKTLVKDTKASLYEGIKVVRPGQRIGDLGYAIQNYTEERGYGVVRELVGHGVGKNLHEGPDVPNYGKRGQGTKMEAGMVLAIEPMITLGKRFVVQERDGWTIRTEDRQPAAHFEHTVWLTPGGCEILTTFDYIEEVLKSKNLEVL, encoded by the coding sequence ATGAAAGGAGTAGTTCTTAAAAGTAGGGAAGAGGCGGAGATCATTAAGGCAAACGGAGATATCCTGGGTCGAGCTCACGGGGAAGTGGCGAAGAGGATTGAGGAAGGAGTGAAGACCAGTTTGTTAGACAAGATAGCTGAAGAGTTTATTTTGGATCATCAGGCTAAACCTTCTTTTAAGAACTATAACGGTTTTCCCTTTTCCCTGTGTATTTCTGTTAATGAAGTTGTAGTACACGGTTTCCCAAATGATAGGGAATTGAAAAGTGGCGACATCATCTCGGTGGATTGTGGAGTTTACAAGAATGGTTTTCACGCGGACAGTGCCTATACTTACTTAGTAGGTGAGGTGGATGCAAAAACCAAAACCTTAGTAAAAGACACCAAAGCCTCTTTATACGAAGGTATCAAGGTGGTGAGACCGGGTCAGCGAATAGGTGATTTGGGATATGCCATTCAGAACTATACAGAAGAAAGAGGTTACGGTGTAGTAAGGGAGTTAGTGGGTCATGGTGTAGGAAAGAATCTTCACGAAGGACCCGATGTTCCTAACTATGGAAAGCGCGGTCAGGGAACTAAAATGGAGGCAGGAATGGTTTTAGCCATTGAGCCTATGATTACTCTGGGTAAGCGATTTGTAGTTCAGGAAAGAGATGGTTGGACCATTCGTACGGAAGATCGCCAGCCGGCAGCTCATTTTGAACACACGGTATGGTTAACTCCGGGAGGTTGTGAAATCTTAACGACGTTCGACTATATCGAAGAAGTGTTAAAAAGTAAAAATTTGGAAGTTTTATAA
- the rpmD gene encoding 50S ribosomal protein L30, producing MAKVKVTQVRSTIKRPKTQKLTMLALGLTKIGNSVEVEATPAIEGMIRKVNHLITVENI from the coding sequence ATGGCTAAAGTGAAAGTTACTCAAGTTAGAAGTACGATCAAGAGACCTAAGACCCAAAAACTAACTATGCTAGCTTTAGGTTTGACTAAAATCGGTAATTCGGTGGAAGTTGAAGCTACACCTGCTATAGAAGGTATGATCAGAAAGGTCAATCATCTTATAACTGTTGAGAACATTTAA
- the rpsK gene encoding 30S ribosomal protein S11, producing MAQAKRKDKAKKRIVVVEPYGQVHIKASFNNIIISVTNSTGQVISWASAGKMGFRGSKKNTPYAAQMAAQNCCQVAYDLGMRKADIFVKGPGSGRESAMRTVQSVGIDVVNIFDVTPMPHNGCRPPKRRRV from the coding sequence ATGGCACAAGCTAAAAGAAAAGATAAAGCTAAAAAGCGCATAGTAGTTGTAGAACCTTATGGACAGGTTCATATTAAGGCTTCTTTCAACAACATCATCATTTCGGTGACAAACAGTACAGGACAAGTAATTTCATGGGCTTCTGCCGGTAAAATGGGCTTCAGAGGTTCTAAGAAAAATACTCCGTACGCAGCGCAGATGGCAGCTCAAAACTGTTGTCAAGTAGCTTACGATCTAGGTATGCGTAAAGCAGACATCTTTGTGAAAGGTCCTGGTTCTGGTAGAGAATCAGCAATGAGAACAGTACAGAGCGTAGGTATCGATGTAGTGAACATCTTTGATGTTACTCCTATGCCTCACAACGGTTGTAGACCTCCAAAGAGAAGAAGAGTTTAA
- the secY gene encoding preprotein translocase subunit SecY, translating into MKKFITTLKNIWSIEELRNRILATFFIIVVFRIGSHITLPGVDPTRLADLTGGNGLLGLLDTLVGGAFSNASVMALGIMPYISASIAVQLLGLALPYFSKLQKEGESGRKKLNQITRWLTIAVTITQGFAYLKSTIPTDAIMISQGLFYVSSVILLVGGTMMCLWLGERITEKGIGNGISMIIMIGIVSRFPGAIIGEGRARIADGQPLYFILELVVLFLVVVFAVAMTQAVRRVPVQYAKQIVGNKTVTGQRQYLPLKLNISGVMPIIFGQALMFVPSFIAGYFAEKSDTAQYIATVFGDFTSWQYNLTYAILIIAFTFFYTAISINPNQIADDMKRGGGFIPGIKPGQATSDFIAQVLDRITLPGAILLACIAIFPAIASLFGMTQLFASFFGGTSLLILVGVVLDTLQQIESYLLMKRMEGLMESGRIVGREELVK; encoded by the coding sequence ATGAAGAAATTTATAACCACCCTAAAAAACATCTGGTCAATTGAAGAGCTAAGAAACAGAATTCTAGCTACCTTCTTTATAATTGTAGTCTTTAGAATAGGATCACATATCACATTGCCTGGTGTGGATCCAACCAGATTAGCAGATTTAACAGGGGGGAACGGGCTTTTGGGCCTTCTGGATACCTTAGTGGGAGGTGCATTTAGTAATGCTTCTGTGATGGCATTAGGTATTATGCCTTACATCTCAGCTTCCATTGCGGTACAGTTATTAGGTTTGGCTCTACCTTATTTCTCTAAATTACAGAAAGAAGGTGAGTCAGGCAGAAAGAAACTGAATCAGATTACCCGCTGGCTGACTATAGCCGTGACTATAACACAAGGTTTCGCTTATTTGAAATCTACTATCCCTACAGACGCCATCATGATTAGTCAGGGGCTGTTCTATGTATCCAGTGTGATACTTCTAGTGGGTGGTACTATGATGTGTTTGTGGTTAGGTGAGCGCATTACAGAGAAGGGTATAGGTAATGGTATCTCCATGATCATCATGATTGGTATCGTATCTCGTTTCCCTGGCGCCATCATCGGTGAAGGTCGAGCTAGAATTGCAGACGGTCAACCGCTTTACTTTATTTTAGAACTTGTAGTTCTATTCTTAGTAGTAGTGTTTGCCGTGGCTATGACGCAAGCTGTTCGCAGAGTTCCTGTGCAATACGCTAAGCAGATCGTTGGTAACAAAACGGTTACAGGTCAACGTCAATATCTTCCTTTGAAATTGAACATTTCAGGGGTTATGCCTATCATCTTTGGTCAGGCATTGATGTTCGTTCCTTCGTTTATTGCCGGATATTTCGCTGAAAAAAGTGATACTGCTCAGTACATTGCTACTGTCTTTGGAGACTTTACTTCTTGGCAGTATAACTTAACGTATGCGATATTAATCATTGCTTTCACTTTCTTCTATACAGCTATCTCGATTAATCCTAATCAGATTGCTGATGATATGAAGAGAGGTGGCGGATTTATTCCTGGTATTAAACCTGGACAGGCTACGTCAGATTTTATAGCTCAAGTTTTAGATCGTATAACTTTACCGGGTGCCATTCTATTAGCTTGTATCGCAATTTTCCCTGCGATTGCCAGCTTATTTGGAATGACACAACTCTTCGCCTCCTTCTTTGGAGGAACTTCCTTGTTGATATTAGTGGGGGTGGTGCTGGATACGCTTCAGCAAATTGAAAGTTATCTTTTGATGAAGCGAATGGAAGGCCTAATGGAATCCGGAAGGATTGTTGGAAGAGAAGAGTTGGTAAAATAA
- a CDS encoding c-type cytochrome produces the protein MKTLLKITLLFSVLASCQAEKEDEWREYLGGPDRNHYSSLDQINPENVKNLQVAWEYHTLDTGQIQCNPIIVNGKMYGVTASNGLFAINAETGEELWKFWGGKEKSFFNTNRGVTYWEDKKSGEPARILYCFGEWLYAVNAETGEKISSFGDDGKVSLKSGLGDNAKDKFVISTTPGTLFEDKIIMPLRVSEGADAAPGYIQAFNVITGNLDWVFHTIPHPGEFGYDTWPKDAYRNEEIGAANNWSGMAIDRKRGLLFVPTGSAGFDFYGGNREGENLFANCLIALDAKTGQRKWHFQTVHHDLWDRDLPAPPNLLTIRKDGKKIDVVAQVTKSGFVFVFERETGKPIFPIEERPVPKSVLPEEKAWPTQPYPTLPAPFARQHITENDLNNFSSDHDSLLTLYKNAYKGHYIPLSKTPTILFPGADGGAEWGGAAVDKEGVMYVNSNEMAWIFSLSENPKEDELTLLSPGEKAYSTYCSVCHGKELKGNPGSGFPSLLGIKERMEKQDILKIITNGKGMMPGFNSVSASEKEAIIAFIQGEEKKEPMGNTTGNKKVYVPYKFNGYTKFLNKDGYPAISPPWGTLTAIDLNTGQHKWQIPLGEFKELTQKGIPITGTENYGGPLVTKSGLLFIAATKDGKFRAFNKENGKMIRETELPAAGFATPATYQIKGKQYIVIAAGGTKLGTKKGDSYVAYALP, from the coding sequence ATGAAAACCTTACTAAAAATCACTCTACTCTTTTCCGTTTTGGCAAGCTGCCAAGCGGAAAAGGAAGATGAATGGAGAGAATATCTAGGTGGCCCAGACAGAAACCATTATTCCTCTTTGGATCAGATTAACCCGGAAAACGTTAAGAACCTGCAAGTGGCCTGGGAATATCATACCCTTGATACCGGCCAAATCCAGTGTAACCCTATCATCGTGAATGGGAAAATGTACGGTGTGACCGCATCTAACGGACTTTTCGCCATCAACGCTGAAACCGGAGAAGAACTTTGGAAATTCTGGGGAGGTAAAGAGAAATCCTTCTTCAATACTAACAGAGGAGTAACCTATTGGGAAGATAAAAAATCAGGTGAACCGGCACGTATACTTTACTGTTTCGGGGAATGGCTTTACGCAGTTAACGCTGAAACGGGTGAAAAGATCAGCAGCTTTGGAGATGATGGGAAAGTCAGCCTGAAATCAGGACTTGGAGATAATGCAAAGGATAAATTCGTTATTTCAACTACCCCTGGAACCTTGTTTGAAGATAAGATCATCATGCCATTACGAGTTTCAGAAGGAGCAGATGCCGCACCCGGTTATATCCAGGCCTTCAATGTCATTACGGGTAATCTAGACTGGGTATTCCATACCATCCCTCATCCAGGCGAGTTTGGATATGATACCTGGCCAAAAGATGCTTATAGAAATGAAGAAATAGGAGCTGCGAATAACTGGTCAGGTATGGCCATTGACCGGAAAAGAGGCCTACTATTCGTCCCTACAGGATCAGCAGGCTTTGATTTTTATGGAGGAAACAGAGAAGGGGAAAATCTTTTTGCCAACTGCCTTATAGCCTTAGACGCAAAAACAGGCCAAAGGAAGTGGCATTTCCAAACCGTTCATCATGACCTATGGGACAGAGACCTGCCTGCACCTCCTAACCTTTTGACCATTCGAAAAGATGGAAAGAAAATTGATGTGGTAGCGCAGGTAACAAAGTCCGGGTTTGTCTTCGTCTTTGAGAGAGAGACTGGCAAGCCCATCTTCCCTATTGAAGAAAGACCAGTACCCAAATCCGTACTACCGGAAGAAAAGGCATGGCCTACCCAACCCTACCCTACTCTTCCCGCTCCCTTTGCCAGACAACATATCACAGAGAATGATCTGAACAACTTCTCAAGTGATCATGACAGCCTGCTTACCTTATATAAAAATGCTTACAAAGGACACTATATACCCTTAAGCAAAACCCCTACTATCCTCTTCCCGGGAGCAGATGGTGGGGCAGAATGGGGAGGCGCTGCAGTAGACAAGGAAGGGGTAATGTATGTCAATTCCAATGAAATGGCCTGGATATTTAGCCTCTCAGAAAACCCTAAAGAAGATGAATTAACTCTCCTAAGTCCAGGTGAAAAAGCTTACAGCACCTACTGTTCAGTGTGTCATGGCAAAGAACTAAAAGGAAATCCCGGAAGTGGATTCCCTTCCCTCTTAGGCATAAAAGAAAGGATGGAAAAACAGGATATCCTCAAAATCATCACCAATGGTAAAGGTATGATGCCAGGATTTAATAGTGTTTCTGCTTCTGAAAAAGAAGCCATCATTGCCTTTATCCAAGGTGAAGAGAAGAAAGAACCTATGGGAAATACTACTGGGAATAAGAAGGTATATGTACCTTATAAATTCAATGGTTATACCAAATTCCTGAACAAGGACGGTTACCCTGCCATTAGTCCCCCGTGGGGAACCTTAACGGCTATTGACCTCAATACTGGCCAACATAAATGGCAAATACCCTTAGGTGAATTCAAAGAGTTAACGCAGAAAGGAATTCCCATTACAGGCACTGAGAACTATGGGGGGCCATTGGTTACTAAAAGTGGATTACTCTTTATTGCTGCCACTAAAGACGGTAAGTTCCGTGCCTTCAATAAGGAAAACGGAAAAATGATCAGGGAAACAGAACTCCCCGCTGCCGGTTTTGCTACTCCAGCTACATATCAAATCAAGGGTAAACAGTATATCGTAATTGCTGCGGGAGGTACTAAATTGGGCACCAAAAAGGGCGATAGCTACGTAGCATACGCTTTGCCATAG
- a CDS encoding DNA-directed RNA polymerase subunit alpha, which yields MSILAFQMPDKVVMEKADDFHGFFEFKPLERGYGVTIGNALRRILLSSLEGYAITSVRFPGVLHEFSAIEGVVDDVTEIVLNLKQVRFKKIADYVDNKITVKVKNQTEITAGDIGKYTSSFEILNPDLVIARLDSKKELEFEIIVDKGRGYVPSEEQKTADLPIGFIAIDSIYTPIKNVKYSIENTRVEQRTDYEKLLLEIKTDGSIHPEKALQEASHILIQHFLKFTDENMVFDSKSDEEDNMVDEEFLHMRKLLKTPLQDLDLSVRAYNCLKSADIRTLGDLARLEVADMMKFRNFGKKSLTELEQLIADKQLHFGMDVSKYKLDED from the coding sequence ATGTCAATTTTAGCATTTCAAATGCCCGACAAAGTCGTAATGGAGAAAGCTGACGACTTTCATGGTTTTTTCGAATTCAAGCCGCTGGAAAGAGGCTACGGAGTGACCATAGGCAATGCGCTGCGTCGTATCTTGTTGTCTTCATTAGAGGGTTATGCGATTACATCCGTGAGATTCCCGGGTGTGCTTCATGAGTTTTCTGCGATTGAAGGTGTTGTAGATGATGTTACTGAGATAGTTTTGAATCTTAAGCAAGTTAGATTCAAAAAGATCGCAGACTATGTAGATAATAAAATCACAGTTAAAGTTAAGAACCAAACAGAAATTACTGCCGGTGATATCGGTAAGTATACTTCTTCCTTTGAAATTCTTAACCCTGATTTGGTGATCGCTCGTCTGGATTCTAAAAAAGAACTAGAGTTTGAGATCATCGTAGACAAAGGTAGAGGTTATGTTCCAAGTGAGGAACAAAAAACCGCTGACCTTCCTATCGGGTTTATCGCGATAGACTCTATCTATACACCCATCAAAAATGTGAAGTATAGCATTGAGAATACGCGTGTGGAACAAAGAACTGACTATGAGAAACTCCTTTTGGAGATCAAAACTGACGGTTCTATCCATCCTGAGAAAGCTTTACAAGAAGCTTCTCATATCTTGATCCAACACTTCTTGAAGTTCACAGATGAGAACATGGTGTTCGATTCTAAGAGTGATGAAGAAGATAACATGGTGGATGAAGAATTCTTACACATGCGTAAACTTCTTAAGACTCCATTGCAAGACTTGGATCTTTCAGTAAGGGCATACAACTGTCTAAAATCTGCTGATATCCGTACTCTAGGTGATCTTGCTCGTCTTGAAGTAGCAGACATGATGAAGTTTAGAAACTTTGGTAAGAAATCTTTAACTGAATTGGAACAACTTATCGCTGATAAGCAGTTGCACTTCGGTATGGATGTTTCCAAGTATAAGCTTGACGAAGATTAA
- the ltrA gene encoding group II intron reverse transcriptase/maturase, whose protein sequence is MRVGRKLIVKCKRSLAESCNEVDTMPEVFFSNTMLEEILHIRNVKHAVDRVISNGGASGVDGMQIDNLRDYLNTHWQSLRSDILSGTYRPQAVRKVEIPKASGGKRMLGIPTVIDRVIQQSISQWLGLKYEGDFHDNSYGFRPNRNAHQAVIKAQEYLNLGYTWVVELDLEQFFDQVNHDILMHLLSKKITDRRVLALIGKYLRCGIMDHGLEQKRTKGTPQGSPLSPLLSNIILNELDTELSSRGHRFVRYADDCSIYAKSNKSATRIMRNITSYIESTLKLKVNREKSKVSKPSQSSLLGFSFFKTQGDWQIRISAKSIERIREKLRQNTRRNTATPMHERLTKLRQIIHGWVDYFRIATNKKVMVTLDELVRRRLRVLLWKQWKTAGNRIRNLMKLGAKRWLAYQHANTRKSYTRTGTSPIVQTTLTNSYFTKLGYEGFADYYYWRTTHQTTLF, encoded by the coding sequence ATGAGGGTAGGTCGGAAACTGATAGTAAAATGCAAGAGGAGCTTAGCTGAGTCGTGCAACGAAGTGGACACAATGCCTGAGGTTTTTTTTAGTAATACTATGTTGGAAGAGATATTACACATCCGAAATGTCAAACACGCAGTTGATCGTGTCATCTCTAATGGAGGTGCTAGCGGAGTTGATGGTATGCAGATCGATAATCTTCGTGACTACCTTAACACGCACTGGCAATCCCTGCGATCGGATATTCTCTCTGGCACTTACCGCCCACAAGCTGTTCGGAAAGTAGAGATTCCCAAAGCAAGTGGCGGCAAGCGTATGCTGGGTATCCCAACGGTCATCGACCGTGTTATTCAGCAAAGCATTTCCCAATGGCTTGGGTTAAAGTATGAGGGTGATTTTCACGATAACAGCTACGGCTTCCGTCCGAATCGTAATGCTCATCAGGCCGTCATTAAAGCGCAAGAGTATCTGAACTTGGGCTACACGTGGGTCGTTGAACTTGATTTGGAACAATTCTTCGATCAAGTGAACCACGACATACTGATGCATCTTTTGAGCAAGAAGATTACGGATCGTCGAGTCCTAGCGCTGATCGGGAAATACCTTCGTTGTGGGATTATGGATCATGGTCTTGAACAAAAGCGAACCAAGGGCACACCACAGGGCAGTCCTTTAAGTCCACTTTTGTCAAACATCATCCTGAACGAACTGGATACGGAACTCAGCTCCCGTGGACATCGATTTGTACGTTATGCGGATGACTGTAGTATCTACGCGAAGAGCAATAAATCCGCCACTCGTATTATGCGCAACATCACCAGTTACATCGAATCTACACTAAAACTGAAAGTGAACCGTGAAAAGAGTAAGGTAAGCAAACCTTCCCAAAGTAGTTTACTCGGCTTTAGTTTCTTCAAAACTCAAGGAGATTGGCAGATTCGTATCTCTGCAAAGAGTATCGAACGAATCCGAGAGAAGTTACGTCAAAATACTCGACGTAATACAGCTACTCCTATGCATGAGCGACTGACTAAACTACGGCAAATTATTCACGGCTGGGTGGATTACTTTCGTATAGCAACGAATAAGAAGGTGATGGTAACACTAGATGAACTAGTGCGAAGACGCTTGCGTGTTCTGCTTTGGAAGCAATGGAAGACCGCAGGTAATCGAATTCGGAACTTAATGAAACTGGGAGCCAAACGCTGGCTTGCCTACCAACATGCGAACACCCGTAAATCCTATACTCGGACAGGGACAAGCCCTATCGTTCAAACAACGCTAACAAACTCATACTTTACTAAACTAGGCTACGAAGGATTTGCAGACTACTATTACTGGAGAACAACGCATCAAACGACGTTATTCTAA
- the ykgO gene encoding type B 50S ribosomal protein L36: protein MKVKASVKKRSEDCKVIRRKGKIYVINKKNPKFKQRQG, encoded by the coding sequence ATGAAAGTTAAAGCATCAGTTAAAAAGCGTAGTGAAGACTGCAAAGTGATCAGACGCAAAGGTAAAATTTACGTTATCAATAAGAAAAATCCTAAGTTTAAACAAAGACAAGGTTAA
- the rpsD gene encoding 30S ribosomal protein S4 encodes MARYTGPKSKISRKFGEAVLGPSKALAKKAYPPGQHGRGRRGKKSDYALQLLEKQKIKYTYGVLERQFARIFHLAGVKEGQTGENLIKLCESRLDNIVYRLGIAPTRRAARQLVTHKHILLDGEVSNIPSILVKPGQKVAVREKSKALDTITTATSLNAAKKYGWLEFDNAELTGLFINYPDLEQIPEQFNVQAVVELYNK; translated from the coding sequence ATGGCAAGATATACAGGTCCGAAATCCAAGATTTCAAGAAAGTTCGGCGAGGCAGTTTTAGGGCCGAGCAAAGCATTAGCTAAGAAGGCATATCCTCCGGGTCAACACGGAAGAGGCAGAAGAGGTAAAAAATCTGACTATGCCCTTCAGTTGTTAGAAAAGCAAAAGATCAAATATACATACGGTGTTCTTGAGCGTCAGTTTGCGAGAATCTTCCACCTTGCTGGTGTTAAAGAAGGTCAAACCGGTGAAAACCTGATCAAACTTTGTGAATCCAGATTGGATAACATCGTTTACAGACTAGGTATTGCCCCTACACGTAGAGCGGCTCGCCAGTTAGTTACTCACAAACATATCCTCCTTGATGGCGAAGTAAGTAATATTCCGTCTATTCTGGTTAAACCAGGACAAAAAGTGGCCGTTCGTGAGAAATCTAAAGCGCTGGATACGATTACTACTGCTACCAGCCTTAACGCTGCTAAGAAGTACGGATGGTTGGAATTTGACAACGCAGAACTAACAGGACTCTTTATTAACTACCCCGATTTAGAGCAAATTCCTGAGCAGTTCAATGTACAAGCGGTTGTCGAATTGTACAACAAATAA
- the rplO gene encoding 50S ribosomal protein L15, with product MKLETLKPAQGSVRNNTRLGRGQGSGGGGTAKRGHKGAKSRSGYSQKRGFEGGQMPLQRRVPKFGFNNINRVAYKAINLDTIQALFDKTKESNITVAFLKEHGLVAKSDLVKILGRGELNAAVNVTVHAFSQSAIDAITKAGGSASVLGQEVQGAE from the coding sequence ATGAAATTAGAAACATTAAAACCCGCTCAAGGTTCTGTTAGAAACAATACCCGTTTAGGTAGAGGTCAAGGTTCCGGCGGTGGCGGTACAGCCAAGAGAGGTCATAAAGGTGCTAAATCTAGATCTGGTTACAGCCAGAAAAGAGGATTTGAAGGTGGTCAGATGCCACTTCAAAGACGTGTACCTAAATTTGGTTTCAATAATATCAACCGTGTGGCTTACAAAGCAATCAACTTGGATACTATCCAAGCTTTGTTTGACAAAACTAAAGAAAGCAATATCACTGTTGCCTTCTTAAAAGAACACGGTTTGGTGGCTAAATCTGATCTTGTTAAGATCTTAGGTCGTGGTGAGCTTAACGCAGCAGTTAATGTAACTGTACATGCGTTCTCTCAATCTGCGATTGACGCCATCACCAAGGCAGGAGGTTCTGCTTCGGTATTGGGCCAGGAAGTACAAGGCGCCGAATAA
- the rpsE gene encoding 30S ribosomal protein S5 — protein MKAIKVNESELKEKVVAINRVAKVVKGGRRFSFSAIVVLGDGQGAVGQGLGKANEVTDAISKAVEDARKNLVNVPIINGTVPHDMEGKFSGGFVYVKPAAPGTGVIAGGAMRAVLEAAGVHNVLAKSKGSSNPHNVVKATIDALAKMRAPHEVAMQRRVKLNKVFNG, from the coding sequence ATGAAAGCGATAAAAGTAAACGAATCAGAATTAAAAGAGAAAGTTGTAGCTATCAACCGAGTTGCTAAAGTTGTAAAAGGTGGTCGTAGATTCAGCTTTTCAGCGATCGTAGTTCTTGGTGACGGTCAAGGTGCAGTAGGTCAAGGTTTAGGTAAAGCTAACGAGGTGACTGATGCTATTTCTAAAGCCGTTGAAGATGCTCGTAAAAACTTGGTGAACGTGCCTATCATTAACGGTACTGTTCCTCACGATATGGAAGGTAAATTCTCAGGTGGTTTCGTATATGTAAAACCAGCTGCTCCTGGTACGGGAGTAATCGCTGGTGGTGCTATGCGTGCCGTATTGGAAGCTGCCGGTGTACATAACGTACTTGCCAAGTCTAAAGGTTCTTCTAACCCTCATAACGTGGTTAAAGCTACTATTGATGCTTTAGCTAAAATGAGAGCTCCGCACGAAGTAGCGATGCAGAGACGTGTGAAATTGAATAAAGTATTTAATGGCTAA
- the rplQ gene encoding 50S ribosomal protein L17 gives MRHGKRINHLGRTKSHRDALMANMAVSLIKAKRIETTVAKAKALRKYVEPLLTKGKNDTTHSRRVVFSYLQDKEAIKELFGAIAVKIAERNGGYTRIIKLGQRQGDNAEMALIELVDFNENLLSAASETTETKAKRSRRGKSKKAEATAESAPEAAPAVEEAPAADASEEETKA, from the coding sequence ATGAGACACGGTAAAAGAATTAACCACCTCGGAAGAACAAAATCACACAGAGACGCCCTTATGGCTAATATGGCGGTTTCTTTGATCAAAGCCAAAAGAATTGAAACAACTGTTGCTAAAGCTAAAGCTTTAAGAAAGTATGTTGAGCCTCTTTTGACTAAAGGTAAAAACGATACTACTCACTCAAGAAGGGTGGTGTTCTCTTACCTTCAAGATAAAGAAGCTATCAAAGAGCTTTTTGGAGCTATCGCTGTAAAGATTGCTGAAAGAAACGGTGGTTATACCCGCATCATCAAATTAGGCCAAAGACAAGGTGACAATGCTGAAATGGCATTGATCGAATTAGTTGACTTCAACGAGAACCTATTATCTGCAGCTTCTGAAACTACAGAAACTAAAGCTAAACGTTCTAGAAGAGGTAAGAGCAAGAAAGCTGAAGCTACTGCTGAGTCTGCTCCTGAAGCAGCTCCTGCGGTGGAAGAAGCACCTGCTGCTGATGCTTCTGAAGAAGAGACTAAAGCATAA
- the infA gene encoding translation initiation factor IF-1 has translation MAKQSNIEVDGVILEALSNAMFKVQLDNKHEVIAHISGKMRMNYIRILPGDKVKLEMSPYDLSKARITYRYK, from the coding sequence ATGGCAAAACAATCAAACATAGAAGTAGACGGAGTCATTTTGGAGGCATTGTCTAACGCCATGTTTAAAGTCCAGCTCGACAATAAGCATGAGGTGATCGCTCATATTTCCGGTAAAATGCGTATGAATTACATTCGTATCCTCCCTGGAGATAAAGTTAAATTGGAGATGTCGCCCTATGACTTATCAAAAGCAAGAATTACGTACAGGTATAAGTAA
- the rpsM gene encoding 30S ribosomal protein S13, which produces MRISGVDIPDKKRGEISLTYIYGIGRSTAKHILSQANVSVDKKAGEWSDDEANAIRAIISNEFKVEGALRSEVQLSIKRLMDIGCYRGLRHRKGLPLRGQKTKNNSRTRKGKRKTIANKKKATK; this is translated from the coding sequence ATGAGGATCTCAGGGGTAGATATTCCAGACAAAAAGAGAGGAGAAATCTCTCTTACCTATATTTACGGTATAGGTCGTAGCACAGCTAAGCATATTCTTAGCCAAGCAAATGTATCAGTGGACAAGAAAGCGGGCGAATGGTCTGATGACGAAGCGAACGCTATCCGTGCCATCATTAGCAACGAATTCAAAGTAGAAGGTGCTCTTCGCTCTGAAGTTCAATTGAGCATTAAGCGTCTGATGGACATCGGTTGTTACCGTGGTTTAAGACACAGAAAAGGTCTTCCTTTAAGAGGTCAAAAAACTAAGAACAACTCGCGTACTCGTAAAGGTAAGCGTAAGACGATAGCTAACAAGAAGAAAGCTACCAAATAA